In Acidimicrobiales bacterium, the following are encoded in one genomic region:
- a CDS encoding flavin reductase family protein translates to MAIDDELLNRVTWKIPNALALVGSRAGDERNAMTTSWITQLSMEPVLIGVGVDNSAVTHRLISSGGSFTVNLWDAEDTRVFVKFSKPATADGDTLNGRPVRTAATGAPVFDEAIAWMDCELRHTLDLGSHTLFVGEVVDASIRDDEARPASMSDTRMKYGGVKRH, encoded by the coding sequence ATGGCCATCGACGACGAGCTGCTCAACCGCGTGACGTGGAAGATCCCCAACGCCCTGGCCCTGGTCGGCTCACGGGCCGGGGACGAGCGCAACGCCATGACCACGAGCTGGATCACCCAGCTCTCGATGGAGCCGGTGCTGATCGGCGTCGGTGTCGACAACAGCGCGGTCACCCACCGCCTCATCAGCTCTGGCGGCTCGTTCACGGTCAACCTTTGGGACGCCGAGGACACGCGCGTGTTCGTGAAGTTCTCGAAGCCCGCCACGGCCGACGGCGACACGCTCAACGGTCGTCCCGTCCGCACCGCGGCGACGGGTGCGCCGGTCTTCGACGAGGCGATTGCGTGGATGGACTGCGAGCTGCGCCACACCCTCGACCTCGGCAGCCACACGTTGTTCGTCGGCGAGGTGGTCGACGCCTCGATCCGCGATGACGAGGCCCGGCCGGCCTCGATGAGCGACACCCGCATGAAGTACGGCGGAGTGAAGCGCCACTGA
- a CDS encoding TauD/TfdA family dioxygenase, whose protein sequence is METTRLAGALGAEVTGIDFTRELDDAALAHVHRALLDHQVLLLRAPEMTPDQHMALGRRLGEIEVHAFFPNLGTGYEQVSVLDSDDGTTASMWHTDETFLEFPPMGTLTHAKVLPAVGGDTLFASTTAAYEALSVPMKRYLEGLSAVHDLSRVTELRLRFGSATVEEYAAAIAADRRHVHPVVRTHPETGAKGLFVNPTYTRHVVGLPPDESDMLLGHLFRHVTKEPFTYRHRWQVGDLLVWDNRATMHMVLADFAGRRLMYRVSVVGARGG, encoded by the coding sequence GTGGAGACGACACGCCTGGCGGGAGCCCTGGGCGCCGAGGTGACCGGGATCGACTTCACCCGGGAGCTCGACGACGCCGCGCTGGCCCACGTGCACCGGGCCCTGCTCGACCACCAGGTCCTGTTGCTGCGGGCCCCCGAGATGACGCCCGACCAGCACATGGCACTGGGCCGTCGGCTCGGCGAGATCGAGGTCCACGCCTTCTTCCCGAACCTCGGCACGGGGTACGAGCAGGTCAGCGTGCTCGACTCCGACGACGGGACCACGGCATCGATGTGGCACACCGACGAGACGTTCCTCGAGTTCCCCCCGATGGGCACGCTCACCCACGCCAAGGTGCTCCCCGCCGTGGGCGGCGACACGCTCTTCGCCAGCACCACGGCCGCCTACGAGGCGCTGTCGGTGCCCATGAAGCGCTACCTCGAGGGGCTCTCGGCCGTGCACGACCTGAGTCGGGTGACCGAGCTGCGTCTGAGGTTCGGGTCGGCGACGGTCGAGGAGTACGCGGCGGCGATCGCCGCCGACCGGCGCCACGTGCACCCCGTCGTGCGCACCCATCCCGAGACCGGAGCCAAGGGGCTGTTCGTCAACCCCACCTACACCCGCCACGTGGTGGGGCTGCCCCCCGACGAGAGCGACATGCTGCTCGGCCACCTCTTCCGCCACGTGACCAAGGAGCCCTTCACCTACCGCCACCGCTGGCAGGTCGGGGACCTCCTCGTCTGGGACAACCGGGCCACCATGCACATGGTCCTGGCCGACTTCGCCGGGCGGCGCCTCATGTACCGCGTGTCCGTGGTCGGTGCCCGGGGAGGTTGA
- a CDS encoding NADH:flavin oxidoreductase — MDAPDPFAPAQLGPLTLRNRVVKAATFEGVVPEALVTEELIDFHRRPAAGGVAMTTVAYLAVSPEGRTHAECIWLRPEAVPGLARLADAVHAEGAKVSAQIGHAGPVANAKSNRAPALAPSRSFNPVSMKVTRAVTDDDITRITLDYERGARYVAAAGFDAIEIHLAHNYLLSSFLSPRVNKRSDHWSGSLENRARFARQVVRSVREAVGPAMAVTAKVSLDDGVPGGFKAPDSAEFAAMLEADGHLDALELTGGSSLANPMYLFRGDAPREDFAKTLPPVARLGFKLVGEKMMPAYPFEEAYFLDKAKAVRARVDMPLILLGGINTRATIDLAMSEGFQFVAMGRALLREPDLLQRMQAGETDAGNCIHCNRCMPTIYSGSRCVIDHPAPIVVPPAHSIR, encoded by the coding sequence GTGGACGCACCCGACCCCTTCGCCCCCGCCCAGCTCGGTCCCCTCACGCTGCGCAACCGCGTCGTCAAGGCCGCCACCTTCGAGGGCGTGGTCCCCGAGGCCCTGGTCACCGAGGAGCTGATCGACTTCCACCGACGCCCCGCTGCCGGCGGCGTGGCCATGACCACGGTCGCCTACCTCGCCGTCAGCCCCGAGGGTCGCACCCACGCCGAGTGCATCTGGCTGCGACCCGAGGCGGTGCCGGGGCTGGCCCGCCTCGCCGACGCCGTCCACGCCGAGGGCGCCAAAGTGTCCGCCCAGATCGGCCACGCCGGACCGGTGGCGAACGCCAAGAGCAACCGGGCGCCTGCACTGGCGCCCTCACGCTCGTTCAACCCCGTGTCGATGAAGGTCACCCGCGCCGTCACCGACGACGACATCACCCGGATCACCCTCGACTACGAGCGCGGCGCCCGCTACGTGGCCGCGGCCGGGTTCGACGCCATCGAGATCCACCTGGCCCACAACTACCTGCTCTCCTCGTTCCTGTCGCCGAGGGTCAACAAGCGCTCCGACCACTGGTCGGGCAGCCTCGAGAACCGGGCCCGCTTCGCACGCCAGGTGGTCCGGTCGGTGCGCGAGGCGGTGGGGCCGGCGATGGCGGTCACCGCCAAGGTCAGCCTCGACGACGGTGTGCCGGGCGGCTTCAAGGCGCCCGACAGCGCGGAGTTCGCGGCGATGCTCGAGGCGGACGGCCACCTCGACGCGCTCGAGCTGACCGGCGGGAGCTCGCTCGCCAACCCCATGTACCTGTTCCGGGGCGACGCCCCGCGCGAGGACTTCGCGAAGACGCTCCCCCCGGTCGCCCGGCTCGGCTTCAAGCTCGTCGGGGAGAAGATGATGCCCGCCTACCCGTTCGAGGAGGCCTACTTCCTCGACAAGGCGAAGGCCGTGCGGGCCCGGGTCGACATGCCCCTCATCCTGCTGGGGGGCATCAACACCCGGGCGACGATCGACCTCGCCATGTCCGAGGGCTTCCAGTTCGTGGCCATGGGTCGGGCGCTGCTGCGCGAGCCCGATCTCCTGCAGCGCATGCAGGCCGGCGAGACCGACGCCGGGAACTGCATCCACTGCAACCGCTGCATGCCGACCATCTACTCGGGGAGCCGCTGCGTGATCGACCACCCCGCACCGATCGTGGTGCCCCCCGCCCACTCCATCCGCTGA
- a CDS encoding HNH endonuclease produces MVRGIKRRQLSEAIDGVDPQSNSVVVAELLAARQRLEAKVCEALSGFLARGLHQVEGWSSPVGWLKAHGLSDPDAKRLAVRAARLAAWPELARRWFDGELSAPQVEAVVALVPKRLVDLFAEHDTEVSPLLVGLSLVDTTTAVRHWVARAEAVTDETDRPEASGSMVHLSRTLDGRAILDAELDPDTAALAEVALRIAERPDEPGEFRTLTERRGDAFGTVVRFFCDHYAELGSRPGRQHPHVAVTIDPDALIAGALRGLGITTVEDLERLVAARYVGVFEEALFRDALAHAAGTPVDHDRHPLSAESLARLFTEGTLLHRLLTAEGQVIDRGRDLRLASPNLRDAMITRDRGCRFPHCDAPTAWVHAHHLKHWEAGGRTDLANLAGLCATHHGVVHRHGWDLELEPDGTLIFQRPDGQTLTSPPPRRHRPAPLPLHHPKTGGLIPQFPDPARPSTAAGRTKPAAINPTSPGDTDDLKGSGRPAPGDALPDTDEASEHETALMVRARVVDLVRRHHRPRRQPHPDQPAEPDAWPEGG; encoded by the coding sequence ATGGTCAGAGGGATCAAGCGACGCCAACTGAGCGAGGCGATCGACGGGGTGGATCCGCAGTCGAACTCGGTCGTGGTCGCGGAGTTGCTGGCGGCGCGACAACGGCTCGAGGCCAAGGTCTGCGAGGCACTGTCGGGGTTCCTGGCCCGGGGCTTGCACCAGGTCGAGGGGTGGTCGTCGCCCGTCGGCTGGTTGAAGGCGCACGGCCTGTCCGATCCGGACGCGAAGCGTTTGGCGGTGCGGGCCGCCCGCCTGGCGGCGTGGCCGGAGCTGGCCCGGCGGTGGTTCGACGGCGAACTGTCGGCCCCGCAGGTCGAGGCCGTCGTCGCGTTGGTGCCGAAGCGGTTGGTCGACCTGTTCGCCGAGCACGACACCGAGGTGTCGCCGTTGCTGGTCGGGTTGTCGTTGGTGGACACCACCACCGCGGTGCGGCACTGGGTCGCGCGCGCCGAGGCCGTCACCGATGAGACAGACCGTCCGGAAGCGAGCGGATCGATGGTGCACCTGTCACGCACCCTCGACGGGCGAGCCATCCTCGACGCCGAACTCGACCCCGACACCGCCGCTCTCGCGGAGGTGGCGTTGCGGATCGCGGAGCGTCCCGACGAACCCGGTGAGTTCCGCACGCTGACCGAACGACGCGGCGATGCCTTCGGCACCGTGGTCCGGTTCTTCTGCGACCACTACGCCGAGCTCGGGTCGCGCCCGGGGCGCCAACACCCGCATGTCGCGGTGACCATCGATCCCGATGCGCTGATCGCCGGCGCGCTGCGGGGCCTGGGGATCACCACCGTCGAGGACCTCGAACGGCTCGTGGCGGCGAGGTATGTCGGGGTCTTCGAAGAGGCCCTGTTCCGCGACGCCCTCGCCCATGCCGCCGGCACCCCGGTCGACCACGACCGCCACCCGCTCAGTGCCGAGAGCCTGGCCCGGTTGTTCACCGAGGGAACCCTCCTGCACCGACTGCTCACTGCCGAGGGCCAGGTCATCGACCGGGGTCGCGACCTGCGCCTCGCCTCACCGAACCTGCGCGACGCCATGATCACCCGCGACCGCGGGTGCCGGTTCCCGCACTGCGACGCCCCCACCGCCTGGGTGCACGCCCACCACCTGAAGCACTGGGAAGCCGGCGGGCGGACCGATCTCGCCAACCTGGCCGGTCTTTGCGCCACCCACCACGGCGTCGTCCACCGTCACGGCTGGGACCTCGAGCTCGAGCCCGACGGGACCCTGATCTTCCAACGACCCGACGGCCAGACCCTCACGTCCCCGCCACCCCGACGGCACCGACCAGCACCCCTGCCGCTCCACCACCCCAAGACCGGCGGGCTCATCCCCCAGTTCCCCGACCCCGCACGGCCCTCGACGGCGGCCGGCCGCACCAAACCCGCCGCGATCAACCCGACGAGCCCAGGAGACACCGACGATCTCAAGGGTTCCGGCCGCCCGGCCCCCGGTGATGCGCTCCCCGACACCGACGAAGCCAGCGAACACGAGACCGCCCTCATGGTCCGAGCCCGCGTCGTCGACCTCGTCCGACGCCACCACCGGCCCCGACGACAGCCGCACCCCGATCAGCCTGCCGAGCCCGACGCGTGGCCCGAGGGCGGCTGA
- a CDS encoding SDR family oxidoreductase: protein MRTVSNLFSYEGKRVVVTGGATGIGAALVELLRELDVEHVTVLDIKRPEGSADAFVEVDLSDPTSIDGACGRLEGRIDVLFSNAGVAANAGVRTCMAVNVLASRRLAENLLDRIPSGGTIVYTASMAGNGWPAQVDQINELLDIADWDRFLTWCDEHPDVVADVYAFSKMCMQVFTMRNSKVTMAKGVRTNSICPAPVDTPLMKDFRETMGDKVIEWSVTQQGEQRMAVAADIAPPLAFMGSDAAAFISGVNLLVDSGFSAAMTTGQIDFSGLA from the coding sequence ATGCGGACCGTGTCGAACCTGTTCAGCTACGAGGGCAAGCGCGTGGTGGTCACCGGTGGGGCCACCGGCATCGGGGCGGCCCTCGTGGAGCTGCTCCGCGAGCTTGATGTCGAGCACGTCACCGTGCTCGACATCAAGCGGCCCGAGGGCTCCGCCGACGCCTTCGTCGAGGTCGACCTGTCCGACCCGACCAGCATCGACGGCGCCTGTGGGCGGCTCGAGGGCCGCATCGACGTCCTCTTCTCCAACGCCGGGGTGGCCGCCAACGCCGGGGTGCGTACCTGCATGGCGGTGAACGTGCTCGCCTCCCGACGCCTCGCCGAGAACCTCCTCGACCGGATCCCGTCGGGCGGCACGATCGTCTACACCGCGTCCATGGCCGGCAACGGTTGGCCGGCGCAGGTCGACCAGATCAACGAGCTGCTCGACATCGCCGACTGGGACCGTTTCCTGACCTGGTGCGACGAGCATCCCGACGTGGTCGCCGACGTCTACGCCTTCTCGAAGATGTGCATGCAGGTGTTCACCATGCGCAACTCGAAGGTCACGATGGCGAAGGGCGTGCGCACCAACAGCATCTGCCCGGCACCGGTGGACACCCCGCTCATGAAGGACTTCCGGGAGACGATGGGTGACAAGGTCATCGAGTGGAGCGTCACCCAACAGGGCGAGCAGCGCATGGCCGTGGCCGCCGACATCGCCCCGCCGCTGGCGTTCATGGGCAGCGACGCCGCGGCGTTCATCAGCGGGGTCAACCTGCTGGTCGACTCCGGGTTCAGCGCGGCGATGACCACCGGGCAGATCGACTTCAGCGGCCTGGCCTGA
- a CDS encoding alpha/beta fold hydrolase, translated as MARSRARGGLLFGVGALVTAIGVGLLPHLFAGSVAIVTVLSIVAVLGGVALVILGTRAILRGSGRFVRVAGIGGAIVMVAVVTWLVAPPVAATNVPATEITATPADVGLDHEDLTLTTSDGVDLAAWFVPGTNGAGVVVAHGAGSTRSDVLEQSAALAEAGYSVLLVDARGHGGSDGTAMDFGWYGDADLAAAVDLLATRVDPDRIGVVGFSMGGEEAIGAAAADGRIRAVVAEGATGRQADDKAWYSEVYGWRGWLQEQLEKVQFGVADLLTDASPPTPLRAAVEATDAHVLLITAGGVEDEGHAASRMRDAAADRVTVWEVEGAGHTGGYERDADEWRRRVVAFLDDQLR; from the coding sequence ATGGCGAGGTCGCGTGCCCGGGGAGGGCTCCTGTTCGGTGTCGGCGCCCTCGTCACGGCGATCGGCGTCGGGCTGCTGCCCCACCTGTTCGCCGGATCCGTGGCGATCGTGACGGTGCTCTCCATCGTGGCGGTCCTCGGCGGGGTGGCCCTGGTGATCCTCGGGACGCGGGCGATCCTGCGGGGCAGCGGTCGGTTCGTGAGGGTGGCGGGCATCGGCGGGGCGATCGTCATGGTGGCGGTCGTGACGTGGCTCGTCGCTCCGCCGGTCGCCGCCACGAACGTGCCGGCCACCGAGATCACCGCGACGCCGGCCGACGTCGGCCTGGACCACGAGGACCTGACCCTGACGACCTCCGACGGGGTGGACCTGGCCGCGTGGTTCGTACCGGGGACGAACGGTGCGGGCGTCGTGGTCGCCCACGGCGCCGGCTCGACCCGCTCCGACGTGCTCGAGCAGTCCGCCGCCCTCGCCGAGGCGGGCTACTCGGTCCTCCTCGTCGACGCCCGCGGCCACGGCGGGAGCGACGGCACGGCCATGGACTTCGGCTGGTACGGCGACGCCGACCTGGCCGCGGCCGTCGACCTCCTCGCCACGCGGGTCGACCCCGACCGCATCGGGGTCGTGGGGTTCTCGATGGGCGGCGAGGAGGCCATCGGCGCCGCCGCGGCCGACGGGCGGATCCGGGCGGTGGTGGCCGAGGGGGCGACCGGGCGCCAGGCCGATGACAAGGCCTGGTACTCGGAGGTGTACGGCTGGCGGGGCTGGCTGCAGGAGCAGCTCGAGAAGGTGCAGTTCGGCGTCGCCGACCTCCTGACCGACGCGTCGCCCCCCACCCCGCTGCGCGCCGCCGTGGAGGCGACGGACGCCCACGTGCTGTTGATCACCGCCGGGGGGGTCGAGGACGAGGGCCACGCCGCGTCCCGGATGCGCGACGCCGCCGCCGACCGGGTCACCGTCTGGGAGGTGGAGGGTGCCGGCCACACCGGCGGGTACGAGCGCGACGCCGACGAGTGGCGCCGCCGGGTGGTGGCCTTCCTCGACGACCAGCTGCGCTGA
- a CDS encoding alpha/beta hydrolase, with protein MENEPGESEIEPTRLTFHSTGGVGLVADRRGTADAPPVLLLHGGGQTRHSWDGTARTLAEKGWQAITVDARGHGESDWSEATDYRLVSFAADVQVVAESLAERPFLIGASLGGLTSMLLAGELAPGIARGVVLVDIIPDMEPGGASRIQSFMAEHAVTGFDSLEEVADAIAAYNPHRPRPTDLSGLAKNVRERDGRYYWHWDPAFVGGTADLPPSEIGDKDRLHRAVEVMVASGPVLLVRGRVSDLVSPERCRRFLERFPEVEFVDVAGAGHMVAGDRNDLFTAAVLDFLDRHREGSPSQ; from the coding sequence ATGGAGAACGAACCGGGGGAGAGCGAGATCGAACCTACTCGTCTCACGTTCCACAGCACCGGTGGCGTGGGCCTCGTCGCCGACCGGCGAGGGACGGCCGATGCGCCGCCGGTGCTGCTACTGCACGGTGGCGGCCAGACCCGTCACTCCTGGGACGGCACGGCCAGGACCCTCGCCGAGAAGGGTTGGCAGGCGATCACCGTCGATGCCCGCGGCCACGGCGAGTCCGACTGGTCCGAGGCCACCGACTACCGGCTCGTGAGCTTCGCCGCCGACGTGCAGGTGGTGGCCGAGAGCCTGGCCGAGCGCCCCTTCCTGATCGGGGCGTCGCTCGGAGGCCTGACCTCGATGCTCCTGGCCGGTGAGCTCGCCCCCGGCATCGCCCGCGGCGTGGTGCTGGTCGACATCATCCCCGACATGGAGCCGGGCGGCGCCAGCCGCATCCAGTCGTTCATGGCCGAGCACGCCGTCACGGGCTTCGACTCCCTCGAGGAGGTCGCCGATGCCATCGCCGCCTACAACCCGCACCGACCCCGCCCGACCGATCTGTCGGGACTGGCCAAGAACGTGCGGGAGCGCGACGGCCGCTACTACTGGCACTGGGATCCGGCCTTCGTGGGCGGGACGGCCGACCTGCCGCCGTCGGAGATCGGCGACAAGGACCGACTGCACCGGGCGGTGGAGGTGATGGTGGCGTCGGGTCCCGTGTTGCTGGTCCGGGGCAGAGTGAGCGATCTCGTCAGCCCCGAGCGGTGTCGCCGGTTCCTGGAGCGGTTCCCCGAGGTCGAGTTCGTCGACGTGGCCGGTGCCGGTCACATGGTGGCGGGGGACCGCAACGACCTGTTCACTGCGGCCGTGCTCGACTTCCTCGACCGCCATCGGGAGGGCTCGCCCTCGCAGTGA
- a CDS encoding phosphotransferase family protein: MAGPAAPFPVEEAVPAEALGSWVHDHVAGASGPVRIDHLSGGSSNLTFRVRDDLNDWVLRRPPMGRLLATANDMGREYTVQAALAGTDVPVATPVARCDDPGVIGAPFYLMERLDGVVYDDAEAVDHLSEVQAAAATDELVDVLARLHAVDPEAVGLGGFGRPAGFLERQVARWRTQWEASRRCEVPAIDEVLDRLARSLPPEAGASIVHGDYSFNNTMWDRVEPTRMIGVLDWEMSTLGDPLTDLGMVVMYWGDMGALLWRQRVPQPHRLNPGFPSGDHLVDRYAAVSGRDVDHIDVYCVLAAVKIAVIVAGNQARIAATDPDRAAGIQPTVDALAQLALERAAASSVPTLRR; the protein is encoded by the coding sequence ATGGCGGGGCCCGCGGCGCCGTTCCCCGTGGAGGAGGCCGTGCCCGCCGAGGCGCTGGGGTCGTGGGTGCACGACCACGTGGCCGGGGCGTCCGGGCCGGTGCGCATCGACCACCTCTCCGGCGGTTCGTCCAACCTCACGTTCCGGGTGCGCGACGACCTCAACGACTGGGTCCTGCGGCGCCCGCCGATGGGGCGGCTCCTCGCCACCGCCAACGACATGGGTCGCGAGTACACGGTGCAGGCCGCGCTGGCCGGCACCGACGTGCCCGTGGCCACCCCGGTGGCCCGGTGCGACGACCCGGGGGTGATCGGCGCGCCCTTCTACCTGATGGAACGCCTGGACGGCGTCGTGTACGACGACGCCGAGGCCGTCGACCACCTCAGCGAGGTGCAGGCCGCGGCGGCCACCGACGAGCTGGTCGACGTCCTCGCCCGACTCCACGCCGTCGACCCCGAGGCGGTCGGGCTCGGGGGGTTCGGCCGCCCGGCGGGCTTCCTCGAACGCCAGGTGGCGCGGTGGCGGACGCAGTGGGAGGCCTCCCGGCGTTGCGAGGTGCCGGCGATCGACGAGGTCCTCGATCGGCTGGCCCGGTCGCTGCCCCCGGAGGCGGGAGCGTCGATCGTCCACGGCGACTACAGCTTCAACAACACGATGTGGGACCGCGTCGAGCCGACCCGGATGATCGGGGTGCTCGACTGGGAGATGTCGACCCTGGGGGACCCGCTCACCGACCTGGGCATGGTCGTCATGTACTGGGGCGACATGGGGGCGCTGCTGTGGCGCCAGCGCGTGCCCCAGCCCCACCGCCTCAACCCCGGCTTCCCGTCCGGCGACCACCTCGTCGACCGCTACGCCGCCGTGAGCGGACGCGACGTCGACCACATCGACGTCTACTGCGTGCTGGCTGCGGTGAAGATCGCCGTGATCGTGGCGGGCAACCAGGCCCGGATCGCCGCCACCGACCCCGACCGGGCGGCGGGCATCCAGCCCACCGTCGACGCACTGGCCCAGCTGGCCCTCGAGCGGGCGGCGGCCTCGTCGGTGCCGACGCTGCGTCGCTGA